A stretch of the uncultured Bacteroides sp. genome encodes the following:
- a CDS encoding RagB/SusD family nutrient uptake outer membrane protein, which translates to MKTKYILTLAAAAFMTVGCTDFLDRQPLDQFTDDNLWTSENNVSVFAFSLYNQFEGYGNGNSTKGFYFKQFNDDMVSESFSDFSKNAPASACTYTFDKTINQDVYTGTWAWDAIRKANVLLERVPKVPMSDAAKAHWTGVARFFRAYEYFNKVKNYGDVPWVNKSLDISNGDILYKARDPRTLVMDSVLADLNYACVNMYANQGDDRVNRNVALALKSRVCLFEGTFRKYHKIADYEKYLQAAKESSATLINSTYKLCDSYRSIYNSLDLSKNSEIIMYKSYQTGVITHGMSGFLTSSTTIAGLNKGAVESYVCKDGLPISQSSLYKGDKNIANVLSDRDGRLSQTIDNGLCYVNHTYKGTTSTTGYKCFKFVNEDLSSADRLAPNNPTDAPLFWLSEVYLNYAEACAELGTLNQSDLDISINKLRTRAGVAPLKVVGGLPYSGTNGDVAINDPKRDTDVSPMIWEIRRERRVELMMDGFRYDDLMRWTKGKYLDTTYNPELFVGANIKDTDPNPSTKIIVNAAGYIVAYNTSRAFDENKHYYLPIPTGQITLNPKLTQNPGW; encoded by the coding sequence ATGAAGACAAAATATATTTTAACTCTCGCGGCTGCAGCATTTATGACTGTGGGCTGTACTGATTTCTTGGATAGACAGCCATTAGATCAATTTACTGATGATAATTTATGGACTTCTGAGAATAACGTTAGTGTTTTTGCTTTTAGCCTATATAATCAATTTGAAGGATATGGCAATGGTAACTCAACTAAAGGATTTTACTTTAAGCAGTTTAATGATGATATGGTTTCTGAAAGCTTCTCGGATTTCAGTAAAAATGCACCTGCGTCTGCTTGTACTTATACATTTGATAAAACGATTAATCAAGATGTGTATACAGGAACTTGGGCTTGGGATGCTATTCGTAAAGCTAATGTGCTATTGGAGAGAGTCCCTAAAGTGCCAATGTCAGATGCTGCTAAAGCCCATTGGACTGGAGTTGCCCGATTCTTTAGAGCATATGAATACTTTAATAAAGTAAAGAACTATGGAGATGTACCATGGGTTAACAAGTCTTTAGATATAAGTAACGGTGATATCCTTTATAAGGCCCGTGATCCAAGAACTCTTGTAATGGATAGTGTATTAGCCGATCTTAATTATGCTTGTGTTAATATGTATGCAAATCAAGGAGATGATCGAGTAAATAGAAATGTTGCTTTAGCTTTAAAGTCAAGAGTTTGTTTATTTGAAGGAACATTTAGGAAATATCATAAAATTGCTGATTATGAAAAGTATCTTCAAGCTGCAAAAGAATCTTCTGCAACGTTGATTAATAGCACTTATAAGCTTTGCGATAGTTATCGTTCAATATATAATTCTCTTGATTTATCTAAGAACTCAGAGATTATAATGTATAAATCATATCAGACAGGTGTAATAACTCATGGAATGAGCGGATTCCTGACAAGTTCTACTACTATTGCAGGATTGAATAAGGGGGCAGTCGAATCTTATGTTTGTAAAGACGGTCTTCCTATTTCTCAGTCATCCTTATATAAAGGCGATAAAAATATAGCTAACGTACTTTCTGATCGCGACGGTCGTTTAAGTCAGACTATTGATAATGGTTTATGTTATGTAAATCACACATACAAAGGAACAACATCGACTACAGGTTATAAGTGTTTTAAATTTGTGAATGAAGACTTAAGTAGCGCAGATAGATTAGCTCCGAATAATCCAACAGATGCTCCATTATTCTGGCTATCAGAAGTCTATTTAAATTATGCTGAGGCATGTGCAGAATTAGGAACTCTGAACCAATCAGACTTGGATATTTCAATTAATAAATTGAGAACTCGTGCTGGTGTTGCTCCATTAAAAGTTGTAGGAGGACTACCATATTCTGGAACTAATGGTGATGTAGCTATAAATGATCCTAAACGTGATACAGATGTTAGTCCTATGATTTGGGAAATTAGACGTGAAAGACGAGTTGAACTAATGATGGATGGATTCCGTTATGATGATTTAATGCGTTGGACAAAAGGTAAGTACCTTGATACTACTTATAATCCAGAATTGTTTGTAGGGGCTAATATTAAAGATACAGATCCAAATCCTAGTACTAAAATAATTGTAAATGCTGCTGGTTATATTGTTGCATATAATACTTCTCGTGCATTTGATGAAAATAAGCATTATTATCTGCCTATTCCAACAGGACAAATAACATTGAACCCTAAACTTACACAAAATCCAGGATGGTAA
- a CDS encoding sodium:solute symporter, translating into MTPVLVLSTIVCYFIILFAISYIAGRKADNQGFFVGNRKSHWYVVAFAMIGSSISGVTFVSVPGMVAVSNFSYLQMVLGFLTGQFIIAFLLIPLFYKMNLVSIYEYLENRFGVSTYKTGAWFFFVSKMLGAAVRLFLVCVVLQLLIFEPLHLSFFLNVIFTVSLVWLYTFRGGVKALIWTDSLKTLCLVGSVLFCIYYIASELNLTFGGMVSAITDHDYSKMFFFDDVNDKRYFFKQFLAGVFTMIAMTGLDQDMMQRNLSCRNFKDSQKNMITSGILQVFIILLFLVLGVLLYIFASKSGIAIPKKSDELFPLIATYGYFPQIVGVLFIVGLISAAYSAAGSALTALTTSFTIDILGSTRNKSEVETLKTRKLVHLLMSVVMGVVIIVINLLNNTSVIDAVYILASYTYGPILGMFAFGIFTKKQVYDKYVPVVAVLSPAFCFILQKNSQAWFNGYSFSYELLIFNALFTVIGLTLLIKKQK; encoded by the coding sequence ATGACTCCAGTTCTAGTACTATCAACCATTGTTTGCTACTTTATTATCTTATTTGCCATATCATATATTGCAGGCAGAAAAGCAGATAATCAAGGCTTTTTTGTGGGAAACAGAAAATCTCATTGGTATGTAGTGGCTTTTGCTATGATTGGTTCTAGCATATCGGGGGTTACTTTTGTATCTGTTCCGGGAATGGTGGCAGTGAGTAACTTTTCTTATCTTCAGATGGTACTTGGGTTCTTAACCGGACAATTTATTATTGCGTTTTTACTTATTCCTCTTTTTTATAAAATGAATCTGGTCTCCATTTATGAATATCTGGAAAATCGTTTTGGAGTTTCAACCTATAAAACAGGAGCCTGGTTCTTTTTTGTATCTAAAATGCTGGGCGCAGCAGTTCGTTTATTCCTTGTTTGCGTGGTTCTGCAATTATTGATCTTTGAACCATTGCATCTCTCTTTCTTCTTAAATGTTATTTTTACAGTTTCTTTGGTTTGGCTTTATACCTTCCGGGGCGGGGTGAAAGCTTTGATATGGACAGATTCATTGAAAACACTCTGTCTTGTGGGTTCTGTTCTTTTTTGTATTTATTATATTGCCTCAGAATTGAATCTTACCTTTGGTGGGATGGTTAGTGCTATTACAGATCATGACTATTCAAAGATGTTCTTCTTTGATGATGTTAACGATAAAAGATATTTCTTTAAACAGTTTCTTGCCGGTGTATTTACAATGATCGCCATGACAGGCCTTGATCAAGATATGATGCAGCGTAATTTAAGTTGCAGGAACTTTAAAGACTCTCAAAAGAATATGATAACAAGTGGCATTTTACAAGTCTTTATTATCTTGTTATTTTTGGTACTTGGAGTGTTACTCTATATTTTTGCTTCAAAATCGGGAATTGCAATTCCCAAGAAGAGTGACGAACTTTTCCCATTGATTGCCACTTATGGCTATTTCCCACAGATTGTTGGGGTTCTGTTTATTGTAGGACTTATTTCTGCGGCTTATTCTGCTGCAGGCTCTGCTCTTACTGCTTTAACAACCTCATTTACTATTGATATTCTTGGCAGTACAAGAAACAAAAGTGAAGTCGAAACATTGAAAACCCGCAAGCTGGTTCATCTATTGATGTCTGTTGTGATGGGGGTGGTTATTATTGTTATAAACCTGCTCAATAATACTAGTGTTATTGATGCTGTATATATACTGGCAAGTTATACTTATGGACCAATTCTTGGAATGTTTGCATTCGGCATCTTTACTAAAAAACAGGTATATGATAAATATGTTCCTGTAGTTGCTGTTTTATCACCGGCTTTTTGCTTTATCCTGCAAAAGAATTCTCAAGCATGGTTTAATGGATATTCCTTCAGTTATGAACTATTGATATTTAATGCTTTATTTACCGTTATCGGTCTCACTTTGCTAATAAAGAAACAAAAATAG
- a CDS encoding xanthan lyase has translation MKPIRNYVFSLFVAGLCFQTTGAQNLSKEVRSAIGVYLTQTSRKNISVGPISIDSVAINKKTIELYANMNCSYIPFREDNVADIYKHIRQLLPSEYTNYEVKLITDKHAVEEFVPFALRSKKDKKALTFTNKMESPLTSRISVPYRPDKGLQNRHIAMWQSHGFYYESKLTRWEWQRARIFQTVEDLYTQSYVLPYLVPMLEKAGANVILPRERDVNTSEVIVDNDGSLSSGSKYIEKIAEKKWIDGSVPGFAQRKAFYINNDNPFHDGTFRQIETIKKGQESIVEWIPDIPKAGTYAVYVSYKTVENSTDDALYTVYHKGGITQFKVNQKMGGGTWIYLGHFGFEAGKNSDSKIVLTNKSSKANKIITADAVKIGGGYGNIARRISESGATENVKSSETNAQAEVKQLPKVDYPYETSGYPRYTEGARYWMQWAGFPEEVYSPSKGVNDYTDDYKSRGTWVNYLAGGSNVDPKAEGLHIPIDLSFAFHSDAGTTMNDSIIGTLGIFCTNTDESKYSNGTSRYAARDLTDLVQTQIVNDIRSLYEPNWSRRGMWNQSYYEARVPKVPAMLLELLSHQNFADMRYGLDPRFRFTVSRSIYKGMLQFLSSQYKQKYVVQPLPVDHFNIRFVDSDEVELNWKPVADPLEPTAVANKYIVYTRIDDGDFDNGVVVNKNSYRAEQNAGQIYSYKIAALNDGGESFPSEILSACKVNKEKGTVLVVNGFDRISAPADFVSDSIAGFYDELDHGVPYKQDICFIGDQTEFRRKIPWMDDDAAGFGASRANYETTVIAGNSFDYPFIHGQSIVKAGYSFVSCSDESVMDEQIKMKDFKYVDLILGKQRETKMGRGGVCANQFKTFPDKLQSLIAEYCDGNGSLFVSGSFVGSDLWDNNAPRQKDKDFAMNVLKYKWRTGQAATCGKVKSVASPFSVFSGKYEYYNELNSECYAVESPDGIEPSANDSYTVFRYSENNLSAGVAYRGKYKTFILGFPFETVKKECERDLLMESILSFFTKE, from the coding sequence ATGAAACCTATTCGTAATTATGTGTTTAGCTTGTTTGTTGCTGGGCTTTGCTTCCAGACAACCGGAGCGCAGAATCTTTCAAAGGAGGTGCGCTCAGCTATTGGTGTTTATTTAACCCAGACTTCGCGGAAGAATATTTCTGTTGGTCCTATCAGTATTGACTCTGTTGCGATTAATAAAAAAACGATAGAGCTTTATGCTAATATGAATTGTTCATATATTCCCTTTCGAGAAGATAATGTAGCTGATATTTACAAGCATATCCGTCAGTTGCTACCTTCTGAATATACAAATTATGAAGTGAAACTGATTACTGATAAGCATGCAGTTGAAGAATTTGTTCCTTTCGCTTTACGCAGTAAAAAGGATAAAAAGGCCCTGACTTTTACAAATAAGATGGAGAGCCCATTGACTTCCCGCATTTCAGTTCCTTATAGACCAGATAAGGGCTTGCAAAACAGGCATATCGCTATGTGGCAAAGTCATGGATTCTACTATGAATCAAAGTTGACACGCTGGGAATGGCAAAGAGCTCGTATATTTCAGACAGTGGAAGACTTGTATACTCAAAGTTATGTGTTGCCATATCTTGTGCCAATGCTTGAAAAAGCAGGAGCAAACGTGATCTTACCTCGTGAACGTGATGTGAATACTTCAGAAGTAATTGTGGATAATGATGGCTCTCTCAGCAGTGGCTCAAAGTACATTGAAAAAATTGCAGAAAAGAAATGGATTGATGGATCAGTGCCTGGATTTGCTCAAAGAAAGGCTTTTTATATAAATAACGATAATCCTTTCCATGATGGAACGTTCCGCCAGATAGAAACAATCAAAAAAGGGCAGGAGAGTATTGTTGAATGGATTCCGGATATTCCTAAAGCTGGTACATATGCTGTTTATGTTTCTTATAAAACTGTCGAAAATAGTACGGATGATGCTTTGTATACGGTTTACCACAAGGGCGGCATCACTCAATTTAAAGTCAACCAGAAGATGGGTGGAGGCACCTGGATTTATTTGGGACATTTTGGCTTTGAAGCAGGAAAGAACAGTGATTCTAAAATTGTGCTGACTAATAAATCATCCAAGGCCAATAAAATTATTACTGCTGATGCTGTGAAGATTGGTGGTGGATATGGAAATATTGCCCGCCGTATCTCTGAAAGTGGAGCCACTGAAAATGTAAAAAGCTCGGAAACAAATGCTCAGGCAGAGGTGAAACAGCTTCCTAAAGTAGACTATCCTTATGAAACAAGCGGTTATCCTCGTTATACGGAAGGTGCTCGTTATTGGATGCAGTGGGCCGGTTTCCCTGAAGAAGTATATTCTCCGAGTAAGGGAGTGAATGACTATACTGATGATTATAAATCAAGAGGAACATGGGTGAATTATCTGGCTGGTGGTTCCAATGTTGATCCTAAGGCTGAAGGCTTGCATATTCCGATAGATTTATCTTTTGCCTTTCATTCTGATGCCGGTACTACGATGAATGATTCAATTATTGGCACTTTGGGTATTTTCTGCACAAACACAGACGAAAGTAAATATTCAAATGGTACTTCCAGATATGCGGCAAGGGACCTTACAGATCTTGTACAGACCCAAATAGTGAATGATATCCGTTCTCTCTATGAACCTAATTGGTCTCGTAGAGGTATGTGGAATCAGTCCTATTACGAGGCACGTGTTCCTAAGGTACCAGCTATGTTACTGGAACTTCTTTCTCATCAGAATTTTGCAGATATGCGTTATGGTCTTGATCCAAGATTTCGTTTTACAGTGAGCCGTTCTATTTATAAGGGAATGTTGCAATTTCTTTCTTCTCAGTATAAGCAAAAGTATGTTGTTCAGCCTTTGCCTGTAGATCATTTTAATATTCGTTTTGTGGATTCAGATGAAGTGGAACTTAATTGGAAACCTGTTGCCGATCCTCTGGAACCAACGGCTGTTGCCAATAAATATATTGTATATACTCGTATTGATGACGGCGACTTTGATAATGGGGTGGTAGTAAATAAAAATAGTTATCGTGCAGAACAGAATGCGGGACAAATATATAGTTATAAAATTGCGGCATTGAACGATGGAGGTGAAAGTTTTCCTTCTGAAATTCTTTCTGCTTGCAAAGTGAATAAAGAAAAAGGAACGGTATTGGTTGTGAATGGTTTTGATAGGATTAGTGCTCCCGCCGATTTTGTTTCGGATAGTATTGCAGGATTCTATGATGAACTTGATCACGGTGTTCCTTATAAACAGGATATTTGTTTTATTGGAGATCAGACTGAGTTCAGAAGAAAAATTCCTTGGATGGATGATGATGCAGCTGGTTTTGGAGCTAGTCGTGCCAATTATGAAACAACGGTTATCGCTGGCAATTCATTTGATTATCCTTTTATTCACGGACAATCTATAGTTAAAGCGGGTTATTCATTTGTGTCATGCAGTGATGAATCTGTAATGGATGAGCAAATAAAGATGAAAGATTTCAAGTATGTTGATCTCATACTTGGTAAACAGCGTGAAACGAAAATGGGACGTGGTGGTGTGTGTGCTAATCAATTTAAAACATTCCCTGATAAGCTGCAGTCTCTTATCGCAGAATATTGCGATGGAAATGGGAGTCTATTTGTCTCCGGATCATTTGTTGGATCCGATTTGTGGGATAACAATGCGCCCCGACAGAAAGATAAAGATTTTGCGATGAACGTGCTTAAATATAAATGGCGTACTGGTCAGGCTGCTACATGTGGTAAGGTTAAGAGTGTTGCTTCTCCTTTTTCGGTGTTTTCCGGTAAATATGAATATTATAATGAACTTAATTCTGAGTGTTACGCAGTAGAATCTCCGGATGGCATTGAACCATCTGCAAATGATTCTTATACCGTGTTCAGGTATTCAGAAAATAATCTGAGTGCCGGTGTGGCTTATCGTGGTAAATATAAAACCTTTATTCTTGGTTTTCCTTTTGAAACAGTAAAAAAAGAGTGTGAAAGGGATCTGCTTATGGAGTCCATTTTATCTTTCTTTACTAAAGAATAG
- a CDS encoding PQQ-binding-like beta-propeller repeat protein: MKRIFLLLLLCLILSSLRGEDFRFALLTDLHVSSDSLAYNDLKRSVEQINKTKNIDFVIVSGDVTEQGDRASLKKVKFLLDQLNVRYYITSGNHETKWSESGATDFGHIFGSDRFKFEYKGFLFLGFNSGPVIRMADGHVSPQDISWMKKELEAVGKSRPVILITHYPLQEGDVDNWYDVTDAIRPYNIRAVLGGHYHRNLLFSYDGIPAVINRSNLRGKEKVGGYSLFEINHDSILVYEHKIGGEPCKWAGYSLTKSYYSIDNSGYKRPDYSVNNEYRQVKEYWTVKTDVGIYSSPVVYHGNVYVGDDLGFLNCYELKNGKKKWSFKSDNRIVGTPAAANGVIVFGSADKNIYGVDAKTGNLIWKCLANEAVLGAVTISNGIAYIGSSDHIFRALDVKTGKLFWEYNGVGGYVETQPLIYEDKVIFGAWDNNLYALNKATGKELWKWNGNLTRMHFSPAAVWPVAANGKVFITDPQRAMTAIDAENGQTVWRTFQSAVRETIGLSADKMRLYSKTMQDSVVCFSTQGNTPKQIWATNVGFGYEHAPSMLVEKDGVVFGSTKSGLAFALDALSGKLLWKHKIGNSLISTVVPLNSTECVFTSTSGEVGILRVQKSNKKNNR, translated from the coding sequence ATGAAAAGGATCTTTCTATTACTCCTTTTATGTCTTATTCTGAGTTCATTACGAGGTGAAGATTTCCGTTTTGCATTGTTGACCGATTTGCATGTAAGTTCAGACTCTCTTGCTTATAATGATTTGAAAAGATCAGTTGAACAGATTAATAAAACCAAGAATATTGATTTTGTTATTGTATCTGGCGATGTAACTGAACAAGGTGACCGTGCATCATTGAAAAAAGTAAAATTTTTACTGGATCAACTGAATGTGAGGTATTATATAACGTCTGGTAACCATGAAACTAAATGGAGTGAATCAGGTGCAACTGATTTTGGTCATATATTTGGATCTGATCGTTTCAAATTTGAGTATAAAGGATTCCTTTTTCTCGGATTTAACTCAGGACCTGTTATCCGAATGGCCGATGGTCATGTTTCCCCGCAAGATATTTCCTGGATGAAGAAGGAACTGGAAGCTGTTGGAAAAAGCAGGCCTGTTATTTTAATAACTCATTATCCTTTGCAAGAAGGAGACGTAGATAATTGGTATGATGTAACAGATGCAATACGTCCTTATAATATTCGGGCTGTTTTGGGAGGGCATTATCATCGGAATCTATTGTTTAGTTATGATGGTATTCCGGCTGTAATAAACCGTTCCAACTTACGCGGAAAAGAAAAAGTAGGTGGTTATTCTCTTTTTGAAATAAATCACGATTCTATTTTGGTCTATGAACATAAAATTGGTGGCGAACCCTGTAAGTGGGCTGGATATTCATTAACCAAGAGCTATTATTCTATAGATAATTCTGGCTATAAGCGTCCGGATTACTCTGTGAATAATGAATACAGACAAGTAAAAGAATATTGGACTGTAAAGACTGACGTAGGTATTTATTCCTCTCCTGTTGTATATCATGGCAATGTATATGTTGGCGATGACTTAGGTTTTTTAAACTGCTATGAATTAAAGAATGGGAAGAAAAAGTGGAGTTTTAAGTCCGATAATCGCATTGTGGGGACACCTGCTGCTGCTAATGGGGTGATAGTCTTTGGCTCTGCAGATAAAAATATTTATGGGGTGGATGCCAAAACCGGAAATTTGATTTGGAAGTGTCTGGCAAATGAAGCTGTGCTAGGAGCAGTAACTATTTCAAATGGAATAGCTTATATTGGATCTAGTGATCATATTTTTCGTGCGTTAGATGTGAAAACAGGAAAGCTTTTCTGGGAATATAATGGTGTGGGAGGGTATGTTGAGACCCAACCACTTATTTATGAGGATAAAGTGATTTTTGGTGCATGGGATAATAATCTTTATGCTTTGAATAAAGCTACAGGTAAGGAGCTTTGGAAATGGAATGGCAATTTGACACGAATGCATTTTTCTCCAGCTGCTGTATGGCCTGTGGCAGCCAATGGCAAGGTCTTTATTACTGATCCCCAAAGAGCAATGACTGCCATTGATGCTGAAAATGGCCAGACTGTGTGGAGAACATTTCAGTCGGCTGTTAGAGAAACCATAGGGCTTTCAGCAGATAAGATGCGATTATATAGCAAGACCATGCAAGACAGTGTTGTCTGCTTTTCAACTCAGGGAAATACTCCAAAACAGATATGGGCAACTAATGTAGGGTTTGGATATGAACATGCTCCATCAATGCTGGTTGAAAAAGACGGAGTGGTATTTGGTAGTACGAAAAGTGGATTGGCTTTTGCTTTAGATGCTTTGTCAGGCAAGCTTTTGTGGAAACATAAAATTGGGAACTCACTGATTAGCACAGTTGTTCCATTGAATTCCACAGAATGTGTGTTTACAAGTACAAGCGGTGAGGTTGGGATTCTAAGAGTTCAAAAATCCAATAAAAAGAATAACAGGTGA
- a CDS encoding glycosyltransferase family A protein: MKTSINCFIPFMGAAQAEQTIKNLKTSELVNNIYLLVTDNIQEQIEGCEKLLVSSLNSTSAIREIAKHSDADYSLIYTKYTTLELGMFALERMLHIAEDSDAGMVYADHYQVIGELRNLCPVIDCQFGSLRDDFNFGSVLVYKAEALKVATDEMATEYSFAGLYDLRLKVSQKAPLVHINEYLYSEVEHDTRKSGEKIFDYVDPKNRGVQIEMEVACTAHLKEIGGYLAPDFKKIEFNAGDFEFEASVLIPVRNRIRTIKDAVSSVLKQKTNFKFNLIVVDNHSTDGTTEAIKDFASDTRLVHLIPERQDLGIGGCWNLGVHNPKCGKFVIQLDSDDVYSDENTLQKMVDAFYEQNCAMVVGTYMMTDFNMNMIAPGIIDHKEWTPENGRNNALRINGLGAPRAFYTPVLREIKVPNTSYGEDYALGLNISREYQIGRVYDVVYMCRRWDDNSDASLDVVKMNGHNTYKDRIRTWELQARIALNKKK; encoded by the coding sequence ATGAAAACTTCAATTAATTGTTTTATCCCATTTATGGGTGCTGCACAAGCAGAACAAACTATAAAGAACTTAAAAACAAGTGAATTAGTAAATAATATCTATTTACTTGTAACAGATAATATTCAAGAACAAATAGAAGGATGTGAGAAACTTTTGGTTTCATCATTGAACTCTACTTCTGCAATCCGTGAAATAGCGAAACATTCTGATGCAGACTATAGTCTTATTTATACTAAATATACAACATTGGAGCTTGGCATGTTTGCTTTGGAACGTATGTTGCATATTGCAGAAGATTCTGATGCTGGAATGGTTTACGCAGATCATTACCAAGTAATTGGAGAATTAAGAAACCTTTGTCCTGTAATTGATTGCCAGTTTGGGAGCTTACGTGATGATTTTAATTTTGGTTCAGTATTAGTTTATAAAGCAGAAGCTCTTAAAGTTGCTACAGATGAAATGGCAACAGAGTATTCGTTTGCCGGCTTGTATGATTTACGTTTGAAAGTATCTCAAAAAGCTCCTTTGGTTCATATCAATGAATATCTTTATTCTGAAGTGGAACACGATACACGCAAAAGTGGTGAAAAGATTTTTGATTATGTAGATCCTAAAAACAGAGGTGTTCAGATTGAGATGGAAGTTGCTTGCACGGCTCATTTAAAAGAAATTGGAGGGTATCTTGCTCCTGACTTTAAAAAAATAGAGTTTAATGCCGGTGATTTTGAGTTTGAAGCATCTGTGCTTATACCGGTTAGAAACCGTATTCGCACTATTAAAGATGCCGTGAGTTCGGTGTTGAAACAAAAAACGAATTTTAAGTTTAACCTGATCGTGGTTGATAACCATTCCACTGATGGTACAACTGAAGCTATCAAGGACTTTGCTTCGGACACACGGTTGGTTCATTTAATTCCTGAAAGACAGGATTTAGGTATTGGCGGTTGTTGGAACCTTGGTGTACATAATCCGAAGTGTGGTAAATTCGTTATTCAGCTAGACAGTGATGATGTTTATAGCGATGAAAACACTCTGCAGAAAATGGTTGATGCATTTTATGAACAGAATTGTGCAATGGTAGTCGGAACTTATATGATGACTGACTTTAACATGAATATGATTGCTCCGGGTATTATTGATCATAAGGAATGGACTCCTGAAAATGGTCGAAATAATGCTCTCCGTATTAATGGGTTAGGTGCTCCGCGCGCTTTCTATACTCCAGTGTTGAGAGAGATAAAGGTTCCTAACACAAGTTATGGTGAAGACTATGCATTGGGACTAAATATTTCACGTGAATATCAGATTGGTCGGGTATACGATGTAGTTTATATGTGCCGTCGTTGGGATGATAATTCTGATGCTTCATTGGATGTGGTTAAAATGAATGGTCATAACACCTACAAGGATAGAATCCGTACATGGGAACTTCAGGCCAGAATTGCTTTAAATAAGAAAAAATGA
- a CDS encoding DUF4922 domain-containing protein, translating to MKRIITSAQVQNLLQEQMNAWELARNNYEALSQVRVKELNFNKLKIKVQFNPARIVSSSAKVDSKSIQERKCFLCGQNRPVEQKGIPFGDNYVVLVNPFPIFPKHLTIPACEHVDQLIFSRFEDMLDLAYNLDEFTIFYNGPKCGASAPDHVHFQAGSKGFLPIEKEWRMFADSEALEYQSAKLFLLDSYLRGTLVIESESKDSAVKLFEKIYASLEVKPGEREPMMNILAWFDSDKWVICIFPRTLHRPSCYTAQGDDNILISPASVDMGGVFITPLEKDFEKISSQNICDILQEVSMDEVMLQKIVEHLKTIL from the coding sequence ATGAAAAGAATAATCACATCTGCACAAGTACAAAACCTGCTTCAGGAACAAATGAATGCATGGGAACTTGCAAGGAATAATTATGAAGCATTGAGTCAGGTGAGGGTAAAAGAACTTAATTTTAATAAGCTTAAGATAAAAGTTCAGTTTAATCCGGCACGCATTGTTTCTTCTTCTGCAAAGGTTGATTCTAAGTCAATACAGGAACGTAAATGCTTCCTTTGTGGACAAAATCGTCCTGTCGAACAGAAAGGAATTCCTTTTGGAGATAATTATGTGGTGTTGGTTAATCCGTTCCCGATTTTCCCAAAGCATCTGACTATTCCTGCCTGCGAACATGTAGACCAGTTGATTTTCAGTAGATTTGAGGATATGCTTGATCTGGCATATAATCTGGACGAGTTTACAATATTCTATAATGGTCCGAAATGTGGAGCTTCTGCTCCTGATCATGTTCATTTTCAGGCTGGCAGCAAAGGTTTTCTCCCCATTGAAAAAGAATGGAGAATGTTTGCAGACTCTGAAGCTCTTGAATATCAATCGGCAAAGCTATTTCTCCTTGATAGTTATTTGAGGGGGACTTTAGTTATAGAGTCAGAATCTAAAGATAGCGCTGTTAAACTATTTGAGAAAATATATGCTTCCCTTGAAGTAAAACCGGGTGAGCGAGAACCAATGATGAATATTCTTGCTTGGTTCGATTCCGATAAGTGGGTTATCTGCATCTTTCCACGAACCTTGCACCGCCCTTCCTGTTACACAGCTCAGGGTGATGATAATATATTGATTAGTCCGGCATCAGTAGATATGGGAGGGGTGTTTATCACTCCGTTAGAAAAAGATTTCGAAAAAATATCATCACAAAATATATGTGATATATTGCAAGAAGTAAGTATGGATGAGGTTATGTTGCAAAAAATTGTTGAGCACTTAAAAACAATACTATGA